The window TCAACCTTATCTCCACACTTTATATAGCCATCTTTCCTAGTTTGCAGAACCTGCATACCAAAAAAATTTCTCTTAAATCTACTATCAATAAAATAATTATAGAAACTATCTATATTGACATTCCTATATATATACTTTTCAATGAGAGGATTTAAGACATTAATCGCTATAACTTCAAAAACGTTCTCAGGGATGATAATCATTCCATAGCTATTTTTCTTTTCTCGATCCACGGAGTGTATAAAATATGCCAACAAGCATATGATAAAAAAGAAAAATAACAAATAAATTACACCTTTTATAAAAATTGCCTTGGGATTGACTTTAAAAAGCAAATTAAATTTCATACAAAAATCACCTTTTTAAAATTTAAAGTAGATATACACAACCTACAATTCACATATTGAGCAATAAATGCTCAATAATCAGCATAGTAGAATATATTTCTCAAAAATATCTCAATTTAGATAATCTAATAAGATTATCTCTTACATTTTGCATATATGAAGATATATATTATCGCACATAAATTACACATGCACTGAATATATCATATGTTATAAATAAGCTCTATTTTTTATAAATCTTACACAAGATAAACAAATGCAATATTTTGGAATAAGAATACAATTTGTACAGTCTATATAATATAATTGCTTCATTAAGGTCGAATAAAATCGAATGAGCAGTATTTTGCTAATTAAGAAAGTGTTTCACATGAAACAGAATTAAATATTAGATGGTGTAAAATATTGAAATATCAAAAAAGTATTTTTATACTTTTTGGTATTAATATCACAATCGACTTGTTGCTAAACAAAGTTTCACGTGAAACAATAATAATTATTTTCAAGGTTCATAAAATGACTGATCAAAAACAGGGCATGACTATATCAATAGTAAATCAAAAAGGTGGAGTGGGCAAAACCACTACTAGTATTAATCTAGCTACTGCATTTTCTGTCATTGATCGCAAAATTTTATTGATAGATTTAGATCCTCAAGGGAATAGCAGCACCGGCATGGGAGTGGAATATTCATCAAGAGAACATAGTGTGTATGATATTTTAATCAATGGGATTGATCCAAGATCAGCTATTCAGGAAACTTCTGTTCCTAATTTGGATATAATAACATCTACTGTGGATTTATCAGCAGCAGAAATAGAGTTAGCAAACGATCAAGATAGAGAGTATATACTAGATGAGATATTGAAAAAAATAAAACCAAAGTATGATTTTATTTTTTTAGATTGCCCTCCCTCGCTTGGGTTGCTTACTGTTAATGCACTTACCACGTCAGATTTAGTGATAATTCCAACACAATGTGAATTTTTTGCTCTAGAGGGTTTGAGTCACTTACTTAAAACGATTAATTTAGTCAAAAATAATTTAAATCCTAAACTCACTTTGGAAGGCATTGTACTAACTATGTATGATAGACGTAACAGATTAACAGAATTAGTAGAAAAAGATATTAGAGATTATTTGCAAAACAAAGTATACGAAACTGTAGTTCCCCGAAATGTTAGATTATCTGAAGCACCTTCACACGGACAGCCTGCTATTATATACGATACAAAATGTTCAGGAACAAAATCATATTTGAGATTAGCATATGAAATATTGGAGAGAATCGCGAATAACCTAGATAATAAAGAAATTGAATATTCAGAATCTAATTCTGTGAAAGAAGAGGATCTGGTGTAAGCAATGGGCGCTAATTATTTTCTAATATTTAGTTAAGAAAATTTTTATAAATTATTTTTATTAATGAGATTAAATATGAATACAAAAATCAAGACAAAAGATCGGTTAGGAGGTGGCATAGCCACTCTTATTCCTAATAAATCAGATGTTTTTCTCGGTAAATCTAACGCAAAAATGCATAAAGTAAAGATGATTGATATTACCGATATATATCAAAATAAAGATCAACCTAGGAAGCATTTTGATCAAAAAAGTCTATTAGAGCTAGCTGAATCAATACAGGTGCATGGCCTTCTACAACCTATAATTGTAAAAGATATAGGTAACAACAAATATGAAATAATTGCTGGAGAGCGTAGATTTAGAGCCTGTAAATTAGCTGATATTACATCTCTCCCTAGTATAATTAAAACACCAAATAGTAGAGAGACTTTGGAACTTTCCATAATAGAAAATGTACAAAGAAGTGATTTGAATGTTGTTGAAGAGGCACAAGCGTATCAGAGATTAATAAATCAATTTGGATACAAACACGAGGACATAGCATCTAGAGTTAATAAGAGTCGTAGTCATATCGCGAATTTAACAAGATTATTGCTCTTACCGGAAAAAATTATAAAGCATTTAGCAAACAACGACATAACAATGGGTCATGCAAGAGCATTAATTAATGTTGATCAAAATGAGGAGCTAGTTGACATAATAATCGACAGCAATCTAAATGTTAGAGATACTGAAAAATTAGTGCAAAGGTATCTAAAAAGCGGCTGCATTGAATCTCAAGAGAATCCTACAATAGATATTGCAAATAACGATATAGATGGGAACCGAATAAGATTAGAAAGTACTCTATCAGAGAAGATAGGAATGCCTGTAAAAATAAATAATAATCATAAAAATATCACAATAAAATTTAAAACTTTAGATCAATTGGAATTATTAATAAAGAAACTAACAATATCATAGATCATAAAATATGATAGATAAGTCAATATTGACTATTACGATAAAAAATGTAGAATTTATTCGTTGAAGTAATGATACTCGGAGCATAGCGCAGCTTGGGTAGCGCACTTGGTTTGGGACCAAGAGGTCGGGAGTTCAAATCTCTCTGCTCCGATTCTTTTCTATTAATTGTTATGTATGAAGGTATATAATAATATTACACAAGCACGTTCTTTTGCGATAAAAGGCAAAATTCTGTTATCTTTGGATATGGGGCGCAAAAGGATAGGTATAGCCACTAGTGATATAGAACATGTTGTGGCATCCCCTCTTGAGATATATAAAAGAAGATCTTTAGAGAGTGATTTATTGTATATTAAAGAGTTATTCTGTTCTTTATCGGCATGTCTGTTGATTATAGGTTTTCCAAACTTACATTTTAGAAATGACGGCTGGCTTGAGCAAATCAAAGATTTTGCGAAAGACCTAAGCGTTAATCATGATATCCCATGTTGTTTTCAAGATGAGCATAACTCGAGTTCTGCGATAGTGAAAAGCAATAATCGCCCAAAAAAAAATGGGAAATATTATGATGATAAATCTGCAGCATTCATACTACAATCTTCATTGGAATTTTTATAGATTGATATAAACATGAAAAAGCTAGCAATTTATACAGCAATATTTATTAGTGTAATTGGCCTGTGGTTTTACAACAAACAGACACATTTTCTAAGAAATATGATAGAAAGTAGGCAAATGTCTAATATTTCCAGTGATAGTAACCAAAAGGTTCTAAATATATATTCCTCGAGGAAAGAAGCTCTTACAAAAGAAATTTTTGATGAATTCACAAATAAAACAGGTATAAAAGTAAACTACATTATAGATGATGCCAACAAATTAATCGCTAGAATAGAAAGCGAAGGTGAAAATACTCCTGCTGATGTACTATTGGTAGCGGATGTTATTAATTTACTCAAGGCTGAAGATAAAAAAATATTAGCATCAATCAATTATTCAAAAATAAAGACAAATAAAATACCCAACAAGTTCAAATCAGCAAAATGGCTTGCATTAACAAAAAGAGTAAGATGCATAGTATACAATAAAGATAATATTGATCCTAAGGACATCGAAAATTATGAGAATCTTTCTAACCCTATGCTCGAAGGTCAAATACTTATCACTTCATCAAATGTTGTTTACAATCAGTCTCTGCTTGCTTCCATCATAGCTGATAATGGAGAACAACGAGCAAAACAATGGACAGGAGGATTAGTTCGTAACTTTGCTAGGGATCCTAAAGGAGGTGAAACTGATCAGATAAAGGCAGTGATGGAAGGAGATGGTAATGTTGCAGTTGTAAATAGCTACTATGTTGCAAGAGTTTTTGATTACTATAGGCAAAAAGAAAAAGATATAGGAAAAAAGATAGGTGTTTTATTTCCTAACCAAGGGAACAGAGGATCAATGATAAATATAAGCGGCATAGGGATTATTGAGCAAGCAAAACATAAAGAAGAAGCAATAGAGTTTATAAAATTCATGATATCACCGGAGATTCAAAAATTTTATGCAGAGAAGAATCATGAATATCCTGTTGTAGATGGAGTAGAGATTTCTGATATTTTGAGATCTTTTGGAAAATTCAGGGAGGATAACATTCCTTTATACACGTTGAGAAAATATACCAAATCAGCAACTAGAATAGCAGATGAAATGGGTTGGCAGTAAAATATATTATATATAAATATTAAATTTTTTACTATTTAAGACAAAAATATGCTAAAATAGATCTATAAAGACGATATTTTATCAACAGATCTTCCCTGTATCGTTCTAAATGATTGTTAATTTTTGTTTCTTAGTGTATGAAAATAACCGAATATCGCAACCTTCCTGCGTTTTCTACTTTTATTTCTGCTATCATTTTATCAACCGCTCTAGCGACAATGACTCTTTTCGCTTTAAATATCGCGTTTGGTCATGCTGTTATGTTAGCGTGTGGTAGTTATATAACTACTTTTTCTTATAACGTTCTGAGAAAATTAATCTTAGGTTATGTCAGTGGAGTAATAATAAAAGAAATATTACCTGCATCAGAAGATAATAAATCTAAGAATGAAGAAGATAACAAACCCTCATATGACGACCTTGATCTTTTTGATGATGAAGAAGATAACAAATCCTCATATGATAGATTTCGTAATTCTATCTATAGTATTGTAAATGCATCTCTTTTTGCATCAATAATAACCTTTCTAGTTTTCAATGCCACACTTCAACACGCTATAGTACTGATATGTACTGGTTATATGATTTCCTTTGCTAGAGACATAATCAAAAAATTAGTTTCTGAGTATAATTATGAGAAAATATCATCAAACAAAATAATAGCTGAAATAGAAAATGTTGCTTCCATTACTGAAGCATATTTAGGCACCGCTTGTGATAAATTTACTTCTATTATGAAAAATATAGTGGATCTTGATCAAATAGCCGCTCAATTTACAAGAAAAAATATTGCTACTATTATGATTGGAAATACTGTTTCATCAACTTCTTCATCATTAATAGATTTGTTAATTTCAAAGATTAAATCTAACATTTCCATTGATTTAGAATTCAGTCATCACTTAGCGAAACTTTTTGCAGATATAACTACCATGTTAGCTACAACATTAGTCAAAATGCGTATTACTGGAGTATTGAAAGCAAAAATAACAGACAATGTGATGAATAATAACCCTCCTTTCATCAAAACGTATGCAAATACTTTTGCAGACAGATTACTAGATACCATTTTTATTATAGAGGGTCGACTTAAATCCGTAATGAATTTAATGTTAAAATGCATTACGCAGAAACATTCAGCATCACAGTTTAATATACAATGCGTTGATATTAATAATAATATTACCATAGATGAGACAATGAAAAGTGCTCATAATCTAACAGAGCTTTTACAAAATAGTGAAAGAATAAAAGGACATCCAGAAGATGATCTTTTGGACGGAACCAAAGGTGTTATATTTGCAGATAATGTAAACTACAAAGCCAATATATATGATATTGATAGTGCAAAAGAAGAGAATAAAAGTGTTGATTGCAATATGCAAGAGTGTTTAGAAGATATTGTTGAGATAAACAACGTTACAGAAAGTGCATCAACATTGGATACAGCACCATATTTATGATGCACTATATATTTTTTAATACGCAAGTATAATTCATGTTTTATACATCACTAGTATATTACTATGGTCACCACTTTAAGTGGAATGAAAAACATTTTATATGCTATACTCTCTTATATTGGTAGTAAGATAATGGATTTTGTTGATCTAATGTACGAGAATCAAAAAGAGGATAAGACTTTGCGTGACGTAGCAGCACAAACAGATATAGAAAAAGACAACGTGGAAATAAAAAATTTTGATGGCAAAAAGGTCAGTTTTCTCAGTAAAAATGGTAACTATACGAATTGGGTATTTGTACCTGATTTAGAAAAAACATTACTTTCACATGCTTTTATTGCCTTAAGACAATCTACTGACGTTAGCTATATCATAAAGAAATCTTTACGTCTTAGCGTTGAGAAAAAATCACATATTGACAATGCTGTAACTATAGAGAAAGAGAGTGTGCATGATACAAAAAGTAAAAAAGTGTCGGTATCGACGCAAACTGAAAAGCAAGATCTCAATGTCTTTCAGAAGAGTTGCTTTAAGTTAAATGACAGTAATAAAGATAAATTACTTATGTTCTATAGTGGACCTTTGAAAAATTGGGTGCATGTCCCTGATTTAAAAGTAAATTCAGAGAAATATGGCTGTATTATTTTACAAGATCCTAATGTTTTTGATTATGATATTGATACAGGGATAAAACACAAGCTAATTCCTGCCGTAATCCCAGCAATAAATAAGCAACACTCCCACTCCCAAAAAAAAGTAATGTTTGATCTTACACCTCAGGTTTTAAGTTCAAGAGGTAACAAAACATTACAAGTTATAACTGAAGATAAACCTGCAGAATTATCTAGCTCTGATGATGAGAAATTTCAAAAGCCTTCACAAGTAATGCCAAAAGGCAACTCCGAAGTTGATACAACACTGCAAAATACAAACATCCAAAAAATAGCAGCAGAAACAGAAGATTGGGTACTAATTTCTCAACCTTCTCTTTAAATAAAACTGCAATATTGTGATTTTAAAGCAAAAATCCACACGTTCATGTATCAATCGAAATGATATTTTCCAGATTTTGATACTATACATAAATAAGGAAAAGAGTTTGACATCACTTCAACAGCAAAATCGAGATTATATATTTAAATATTACAATTATTTTAATAGCACAAAGCTTAAATGAGAGTATTACTCATCTCACAATTAACACTTATTAAAAAAAGGAAGTAAGTTAAGGTAGTCTGTGTTTCACATGGTGGATTGGATAGATCTTACTCTACTATAAATTAGAAAGCATTACATTAAAAAATTAATATTTTTTCACCTATAATGTAAAAAAATGCTATAATTGCAATATACAATAATTATTAAAAATATAAATATGTCAAAAGATACACTACTTCAACATCTTAATTATGCTACAAGGGTGTTAGCAAGAATGACAATTGTTGCATTAACATTACCCAAATTTTTATTAATATCACTACCCGTCTCCCTTGTATCTTATGTAATAGATTCATTGACTGATAGAAATCAAGAGCAAACTTTAGCACAAAGATTAGGCACAGCAACATTGAATACTCTAAATATACAAATTAATACAATTGAAACTGCAGAAGATCTAATAGATAAATATCACAATCTAAATGTAGAAGATAGCAAAATGAGTACAAGCAAAAAAGAAGCTATGGGAATTCTTTCAAGTGCATTTCTAACTTCATTTACTGTTGCCACAACTACATTTATTGGTGCAATGCCTTTGATGATATTTACTGTAGGAGATCTAATCTCAAGAGAGACTCTGCAAAAAAATCAAGAAAAAACATCTGAACTAGATATTGAAG is drawn from Anaplasmataceae bacterium AB001_6 and contains these coding sequences:
- a CDS encoding ParB/RepB/Spo0J family partition protein, which produces MNTKIKTKDRLGGGIATLIPNKSDVFLGKSNAKMHKVKMIDITDIYQNKDQPRKHFDQKSLLELAESIQVHGLLQPIIVKDIGNNKYEIIAGERRFRACKLADITSLPSIIKTPNSRETLELSIIENVQRSDLNVVEEAQAYQRLINQFGYKHEDIASRVNKSRSHIANLTRLLLLPEKIIKHLANNDITMGHARALINVDQNEELVDIIIDSNLNVRDTEKLVQRYLKSGCIESQENPTIDIANNDIDGNRIRLESTLSEKIGMPVKINNNHKNITIKFKTLDQLELLIKKLTIS
- a CDS encoding extracellular solute-binding protein, giving the protein MKKLAIYTAIFISVIGLWFYNKQTHFLRNMIESRQMSNISSDSNQKVLNIYSSRKEALTKEIFDEFTNKTGIKVNYIIDDANKLIARIESEGENTPADVLLVADVINLLKAEDKKILASINYSKIKTNKIPNKFKSAKWLALTKRVRCIVYNKDNIDPKDIENYENLSNPMLEGQILITSSNVVYNQSLLASIIADNGEQRAKQWTGGLVRNFARDPKGGETDQIKAVMEGDGNVAVVNSYYVARVFDYYRQKEKDIGKKIGVLFPNQGNRGSMINISGIGIIEQAKHKEEAIEFIKFMISPEIQKFYAEKNHEYPVVDGVEISDILRSFGKFREDNIPLYTLRKYTKSATRIADEMGWQ
- a CDS encoding ParA family protein; this translates as MTISIVNQKGGVGKTTTSINLATAFSVIDRKILLIDLDPQGNSSTGMGVEYSSREHSVYDILINGIDPRSAIQETSVPNLDIITSTVDLSAAEIELANDQDREYILDEILKKIKPKYDFIFLDCPPSLGLLTVNALTTSDLVIIPTQCEFFALEGLSHLLKTINLVKNNLNPKLTLEGIVLTMYDRRNRLTELVEKDIRDYLQNKVYETVVPRNVRLSEAPSHGQPAIIYDTKCSGTKSYLRLAYEILERIANNLDNKEIEYSESNSVKEEDLV
- the ruvX gene encoding Holliday junction resolvase RuvX, with product MKVYNNITQARSFAIKGKILLSLDMGRKRIGIATSDIEHVVASPLEIYKRRSLESDLLYIKELFCSLSACLLIIGFPNLHFRNDGWLEQIKDFAKDLSVNHDIPCCFQDEHNSSSAIVKSNNRPKKNGKYYDDKSAAFILQSSLEFL